GATGTCGTTATAGTTTGTCTTAACAAAATCTCGTTCCTTCTGCGAGGATATCAGTCGGCTCACATAGAAAACTGCCCGGTTTAAAATATGATAGCTTGAAGGTTCATCCTTCTGTGCTTCGAGATTCACGATAACCTGTGAAACGCCGTCTTTCATGCGTACATAAAAGACGATATCGAACCTGACAAGTCCTTCATTAATCTCCGCATTTTCCGTATTCATGCCAACGATTCGCTGTCCGTCTTTTTCCTTAACTGTATTTGTCAGTCCCTGTTCCACAGGCACAACACTGATGAACGGATTTCCCTCAATGTAAGGTACTACATCTTTTGGGTTCATTCCCTGGAACTCGTCAACTGTTTTCACCAAAATGTGTGCTAATATGATTTTATTTCCTAACAGGCGCTTTGCCTTTTCATCGTACTGAGCTTCTTGATTTGTCGCACTTACTGCATTTTTTATTTCTGTGTCCACAGCCATAACCCCCTTTTCTTCATTTGTCGGGAATTACAAAATCCACTCCCTACAGGGTATATAACCTCATAATTATTATACGCCAGAACCACAGCCAAATCAACCTAATTTTTTTGCCCGTTTGTGCCAACGAACACTTGACACTAACCACTCCATTTTAAAATTGCATATGCCATTGTTCAAAGAAATGCAAGTGAGCCACATGGACGGTCAGAAACGGATTTCCCGGAGATTGCGCCTCCGGAAAGTTCTATTTCTTTTTTAACATGACTACAGTCCATACCTTTGTATGCTCTGCCAGTTCTTATGATATTTCCTATTCCCCTGCTCTCGAAAACTTCTTCGTCATCATGCCAGAAACAGACATAGTGCCTATGACCTTTTTGCTCACTTCCACGTCATTTGAAGTTCTCTTTTGTTGTTTACGCAATCCGCTAAATACAAGTTAATAAGTGTCTGGTAAGGCATTCCCAGCTTAGCCGCCTGATTCTTAAACTAGTCAATGACAGAAGGTGAAATTTTTATTGTAACCTGTTTCTTCAACTCTTTTGCATACGGATTCTGTCTTTATTCTGATTGCCTGTCCTTATCTGACTGCAATTCTGCTAACATCATTTTCTCAATTTTAATTACGTCCGGCTGCGTCGGTGTAAAGCGAATCCCTCTATGTAACAGATTGATAACTTTTCTTGCGTTCTTTTCCATTTTCTGTACTATCTTCGGGTCTGCAATCCGTACAGGCTTCCCGTTATAATTTCATTTCCATAAGCAACATTTCTCCTTGTATAGATTAAGCCCCTTGCCGTTCCCGGCAAGAGGCTTAAAAACTTTTCCGCGGTCTATTTATTATTCGCATGACCGGGAGCGAACCACGTTTACACAGCCTATTTATATTCCGCATGACTGGGAGCAGACTACTTTTCAAGGCAGTTGTCTGCTACTATTGTTATACGCAAGCCCAGCAAATATGTCAATCCCCGCAAAAAATTAAAATTTCAAAATCGGCTGCTCGCCATAGTCGGCGTAAAGGGCTTTCTGGACATGCGGTGTCCGATTCTGAAGAATATCCAGCAGGATATTTGCATCAATCAATAAGTTAAATAGATACGGTAGCATCCTTGGGAATAAAACTTCCTGCTTCCCGACCATTTGGGGTTACAATATTGGACTTTGCGATGAATCCCCCTCTTCCACTTCTGTCATAGACTTATCCAGCACGGAAAGATAATCTTCATTTCTCCTGGCTTTTATCATTTCATTATATTCCCGCTCAGACAACATCACAACATTTTCATTTTTCGGTCTTGATATAACCAGTGTTTCACCATTAAAAACCTTATCACATAAATTCTCAAAATTGTCTCTGACATCCACGCATTTTACTACTAACATACAAACCACTCCTTTTTCCATATTTAAAATAATAAAAGCGTATATATTGGGGGCTGGGCGGTTCATCCAGCATCTCAG
This is a stretch of genomic DNA from Marvinbryantia formatexigens DSM 14469. It encodes these proteins:
- a CDS encoding type II toxin-antitoxin system Phd/YefM family antitoxin, whose translation is MLVVKCVDVRDNFENLCDKVFNGETLVISRPKNENVVMLSEREYNEMIKARRNEDYLSVLDKSMTEVEEGDSSQSPIL